Sequence from the bacterium genome:
CGGTTTCAATCAAGCGCGCGGCTTCGTGCCAGCCCAGGTAATCCAGCATGAGCGCGCCGGAGAGAATGACCGAGCCGGGATTGACCTTGTCCTGGCCGGCGTATTTGGGCGCGGTGCCGTGCGTGGCTTCAAAAATCGCGAAGCCGATGTCATAGTTGATATTCGCGCCGGGCGCGATGCCGATGCCGCCGACTTGCGCGGCGAGCGCGTCGGAGATGTAATCGCCGTTGAGGTTGAGCGTGGCGATGACGTCATACTCATCCGGCCGCGTGAGGATTTGCTGCAGAAAGGCGTCGGCGATGGCGTCTTTGATGAGAATCTTGCCGGCCGGCGGTTTGCCGCCGCATTCTTCCCAGCTCACGGTGTGTTCGCGGAATTCTTCGCGCGCCAACTCGTAGCCCCAGTCGCGAAAGCCGCCTTCGGTGAATTTCATGATGTTGCCCTTGTGCACCAGGGTCACGGATTTGCGCTTTTGCGTGAGCGCATAATTGATGGCGGCGCGCACCAACCGTTTGGAACCCTCCGAGGACACCGGTTTGATGCCGATGCTGGAGGTTTCGGGGAAACGGATCTTCTTGACGCCCATTTCGCTTTGCAGCCAGGCCACGACTTTTCTGGCTTCGTCGGTGCCGGCACGGTATTCAATGCCGGCATAGATGTCTTCGGTGTTTTCACGGAAGATCACCATGTCGACCAATTCCGGCCGTTTCACCGGCGAGGGCACACCGGAGAAATAGCGCACCGGCCGCAGGCACACGTAGAGATCCAACAGTTGCCGCAGCGCCACGTTGAGACTGCGGATGCCGCCGCCGACCGGCGTGGTCAACGGGCCTTTGATCGCCACGCGATATTTCTTGATGGCCTCGAGGGTTTCCTCGGGCAGCCAGGTGTTGTTGCCGTAAACCGCCACCGATTTTTCACCGGCATAGACTTCGAGCCATTCGATGCGGCGGCGCCGGGCGTAGGCCTTGGCCACGGCGGCGTCCAACACCGCTTTGGCTGCGCGCCAGATGTCGGGGCCGGTGCCGTCACCTTCGATGAATGGAATAATCGGATCGTCGGGCACAATCAGTTTGCCTGCTGCGAAGCCAAGCGCATGGCCGGCGGAAGGGCTTTTGACACGTGTCATCTGTTCCATCCTCAATCCCTCTCAGAATACTGAATGTATGTTGGTGAGCTGTTGCCCGGTTGCTGGCGGCCGCCCGGCCCGGAATCATGCCGGAGCGCGACGGCAGTCTGTCAGCGCGCGAGGTTGAATTGGAAACGGGCAGGCGCCGAATGAAACGAAATCGCGCCGCCCAAAACGAGAAAAACCCCGGAGAGTTCGGGGTTTTCAGCAAAGCGGTGAACCATTGAAAATCGCAACGGCTGCCCGGAGCTCAGGCGACTCTTTGCCGCAGGAAGTCCAGGCGTTTCTGTTTGGAATCCAGGCCCAGGTCTTTGAGTCGGCGCCGCACTTCGAACCAGCTCAGGCGGTGCATGCCGTAGCGCGGAGTGGAGAGCATTTGTTTGATCTTGAAGGTGCCGGCCTCGGGCTGTTCGGTGATGATTTCGCGGATATAGTCATCGACGCTGCGCGCAGTGGCCTTGACTTTGGCGGGTGCAGGCTGGTCCATCACCATGGCGCTGGGCGCGTTTTTGACCATCACGCCGCCGTTGTCCGCGGGCACGGGCTTGGGCGCCGGGCGGGGCGTAGCCTTGCGTGGCAGGCTGCTGTTGCGGTCAAAGTCATTCACCGCTTCTTCGATGGTGTCAAAGGCTTTGAGAATGTAGTGAAACTCCAGCAGCTCGAAGACTTCATAGACATCGGGGATCATGCGGACCAGTTTCAAGTCGCCGCCCTTCTCCCGAATGCCCTTGATTTCGCTGATGAAGATTCCCCAGCCTGCGCTGCTGATATAGTCGACATTGCCGAGATCGATGATAATGTCGTTCATACCGTTCTTGAGCAAACCTTCGAGCGCATGCTCCAGTTCGGCGGAGGTGGTGGTATCGATGTAGCCACCGACCTTGATCACGGCAATGTTGTTGTTGACACCGGTTTTTTCCACGGACACCTGAATACCTTCCATGGTTCACTCCTGAGGCATTCTCTCTATGTTCGAACCGTTGCGCAATATACAAGAATAGGGATCAAAGTCAACAGGGATTTGCCGCTCCCTTGCGCGTGCTGCGGCCGGTAATCCCGGCGGAACGTCACTGCCGGCACCTGGCGAAATGGCAGACTGTCTTATGCCGGAGCGGCCGGGCTTTGCATCAGGCGGAAGCGCGCTTCATCATCATGCGCGCGGCCAGCTCGATCTTGCGGCGAATGTCGTCGCGGCTGGGGTCGATTTCCAGCACGCGCTGCCATTCCTTCATGGCTTCCAGGTACTCACCCCGATTAGCAAAGATCACACCCATATTTTCATAGGCGGTGGTGTCCGAAGGATCGAGCTCTTTCACCCGCCGGTAGGCACGGCTGGCATCTTCATACATGCGATTGCGGAAATAAGCGTTGCCCAAAATGCTGTGCGCTTCCTTGAAGTTGGGATAGCGTGCAATCGCCTGGCAAAATTCCGTGATAGCCTCGTCAAACTGTCCGCGTTTGTAATAGCGCAAGCCGGCGATCAGGAGTTTTTCGCGTTCTTCTTCGCTGGGCTCGCCGTTCCTGTCTTCCGGATTCTGCGGCGCGGCCACCACCGGCTGCTCGGGCGCCGGTGTCGCGACCGCCGCAGGCCGGGAGTCGTTTGCCGCAACTGCAGGTTCTGCTGCGGCTGCGGGCGCTTCGGTCACCTGCTCAGGTTCTTGCGCACGGTCGTGCGGCGGCTGCGCCTCCGGCTCAGGCGATTCCTCGACCGCGCCGGTCGAGGCATGCTGCAGCAGTTCGTCGACTTCGACGAACGGCATTGCCGGCGTCTCCGTGGTGATCGGCGGCGGAGTGCCTGGCGAAGCGGGTGGCGCGGGCTTCACTTCGTCGGCTGCGCCGTTGGCCGGAGTGGTTTCCGCAGCCGGCGCGCCGTAATCAAATCCAAAACTCGACTCGATTTCACTCTGCAACAGATCTTCGACGGCAGAGTAGATGTCGTCATCGCCGCGGTTGAGTGTGATGCCACTGGTTTCTTGGTGGCGTGGGCCGGGCTTGACTTCAGGCGCAAGCGGTTCCTGCAACACCACCGGCTCAATGGAAGGCGGTTCGGGAAACACCACCGGTGGTACGGGCGGCTCGTCAATGATGGTGCCGCCGGCAAAAAGCTCGGCAAAATCAAAATCCGTGGCGGCGATGGCGTCCAGGCTGCTGGTGCTGCTGTTTTCCGGCGCCGGCGTTTCCGGTGCGGCGCTGAAATCAAAAATCGAGGGATCAACCGACAAGTCCGGCGGCACATGTTCCGCAAGCGGCCCGGGCGGTGGCGCCGTGCTCTCCTCGCCGCTTTTGGTCAAATCACGGCGGCGCCGCGAAACGATCGCGAAGGGTGTCTCTGCCGGACTTCTTTCCGGCGCGGCCACCGGCTGCCGCTCGCGGGCGGGCGGTTCGGCTGCGGCCGGTTTTTCGTATGGCGGTTTTGCTTTGCTCTCGGCAGGGGCCGGCTCGCCGGCTGGCGGTCGGGTGATGATGACTTCGCCCTTCAGTGTCAACATCGGCGTGCCCGGCGGTTTCATCGGCCGTTTGCTGCGCATGCCACGCGCCACAAACGCCTCGCGCAATTGCCGGGTGTTCAGCCGGCTGCGCACCAGCTCGTCATAAATTTTGTTTTCACTGATGCCGCAGAAGTCATACCTCTCGGTGTTGAGCTCTTCACTGATGCGCTTGGCGCCAAACTCGGGGTTATTTTTGATGATATCGAATATCTTGATCTTGTCTTCGATGGCGATGTGCTTGGCCTCGACCGAGGTCTCGGTATCGATTTCAAAATTCTCGAAGCCCTTCTCTTCGAAATCCTTTTTGTATTTGTTGTAATAAGCGTAAGTGGTGATGCCGGCGGCTTCACAGGCTTCGCGAATGCTGGCGCCGGTGTGAATCGCCAGGTGCGCCTGCTTGGCCCGCCGCAGCTCTTCCTTTTCCGGCGAAGTCTTCTCTTTGACCGCGACCAGGGTGATGTCGTCCGACTGCGGGGCGCCCTCGGTAAACGACAGAATCTCGTCCTTGATCATTTCGACAAAGGGTTTTACCCGCAGATGGCCATGGTCGCGGATAATTTTCAGCAACCGTTCCTCTCCGAACAGCTCGCGCCGGCTGTTCATCGCCTCGGTGATGCCGTCGGTGTAGATGAGCAAAATGTCATCTTCCATCAGTTGGATGGTATCACTCTCAATCGACTTGCGGAACAGGTCTTCGTCCGGCAGTTGGATGCCCACCGGAAAGCCACGCGGGTTGAGATAATAGGTTTTCTTGGTGGAGGCGCGGTAGAGAATCATCGGGTTGTGGCCGGCGCTGGCGTAGTTCAGCCGCCGGCGCTTGCTGTCGATGATGACATAGAACAGCGTGACGAACATGCCTTTCTTCACGTCGCCGCTGACGAACTTGTTGACGCGGGTCAACACCTCGGCGGCGTCCTTCACGCCGCGCGCCTCGGTGCGCAGCGCGGTGCGAATCATGGTCATCACCAAACTGCCCGGCACGCCCTTGCCAGACACATCCGCGACCACCACGCCCAGCGTGTCCTTGTCGACTTCGACGAAATCATAGTAATCGCCGCCCACTTCGCGTGCTGCTTCGTAGTGGCTGGCCAGCTCATAGCCCTCCAGCTCCGGGAAATCGCTGGGCAGCAGCGTCTGCTGAATCTCCTGCGCCACTTGCATCTCGCGCTGCAGCCGTTCCTGGTCGGCGAGGTTCTTCTGCGATTCGCGGAATTTACTGGTGATCTCCGAAAACGCCTGCGCAATCTCGCCGATCTCGGAAGAGTCGTCGATGTCCATCTCGTCGCCCAGCTCGCCGTGGCCCGCGCGCCGGATCCACTCCGTCAGCTTGCGCAGCGGATTCATGAGCATGTAAATCATCAGGAACGAGCCGATCGCCGCCACCACCGTCACGGCGATGGCGAACCGCGCCTGATCCCAGCGCTGCGCGGAAATGCGGGCGCGGACATAGGCGGCGGAGCCGCGCACGTGCAACGTTTTGGTGCCCCCGCCCGCATCCTTCACCGGCAGCACGCTGGTGAGATCGTAGACTTCGGTTTGCCCGGCCGAAGGGTTGGCAATGCCGGTGGCTTGATACAACTGAATGCCTTCCGCCACGGTTTCTCCCGGCGACACCGACTTGCTGTAGGGCAGAAACAGGGCGGCCGTGGTGTTGTGCCCGATGATCTCGTCGTGCTCATTCACCAGCACGAGGTCGTAGAGCAGATTGTTGTACGGCCGGTAGAGGCTGCTCAGGAGGTTGACGATGGCGTCGCCGGTCATGTCATCGAGCACTTCCGGCTGCTCGCGCAGGGCTTTGGTGACCTGGGATTCGACCGAGCGCAGCGTGTTCAGGAAGGTTTCGCGCTCGGCGCGCTCCAGCATGAAAAAGGAGTAGAAGTAGCCCGCGGCAATCACCGCGAGCAAAATGCCGAAGGTGCGCAGCCAGTACTTGGCCTTGAGCGAAAACGGAATGGCCTTGACGGCGGAGGCAATGGGCTTGGCCAGGCTGCGGCGCAAGCGGGTGCCGTCGCGCAGC
This genomic interval carries:
- the icd gene encoding NADP-dependent isocitrate dehydrogenase, whose product is MTRVKSPSAGHALGFAAGKLIVPDDPIIPFIEGDGTGPDIWRAAKAVLDAAVAKAYARRRRIEWLEVYAGEKSVAVYGNNTWLPEETLEAIKKYRVAIKGPLTTPVGGGIRSLNVALRQLLDLYVCLRPVRYFSGVPSPVKRPELVDMVIFRENTEDIYAGIEYRAGTDEARKVVAWLQSEMGVKKIRFPETSSIGIKPVSSEGSKRLVRAAINYALTQKRKSVTLVHKGNIMKFTEGGFRDWGYELAREEFREHTVSWEECGGKPPAGKILIKDAIADAFLQQILTRPDEYDVIATLNLNGDYISDALAAQVGGIGIAPGANINYDIGFAIFEATHGTAPKYAGQDKVNPGSVILSGALMLDYLGWHEAARLIETALAKTIQQKVVTYDFARLMEGAQEVKCSEFGQALIANM
- a CDS encoding STAS domain-containing protein: MEGIQVSVEKTGVNNNIAVIKVGGYIDTTTSAELEHALEGLLKNGMNDIIIDLGNVDYISSAGWGIFISEIKGIREKGGDLKLVRMIPDVYEVFELLEFHYILKAFDTIEEAVNDFDRNSSLPRKATPRPAPKPVPADNGGVMVKNAPSAMVMDQPAPAKVKATARSVDDYIREIITEQPEAGTFKIKQMLSTPRYGMHRLSWFEVRRRLKDLGLDSKQKRLDFLRQRVA
- a CDS encoding SpoIIE family protein phosphatase; translated protein: MFKQIVKEELKVPAHIDYLADLRDFISRIGKKYGFSEKVIKNFKVAIDEAATNVIRHAYREVEGGGFILIRALIKKNSLTICLIDQGKYFDPKHVQAPDLQRYVQIGKRGGLGIFMMRKLMDEVDYRKTEEGNELRLTKLRDGTRLRRSLAKPIASAVKAIPFSLKAKYWLRTFGILLAVIAAGYFYSFFMLERAERETFLNTLRSVESQVTKALREQPEVLDDMTGDAIVNLLSSLYRPYNNLLYDLVLVNEHDEIIGHNTTAALFLPYSKSVSPGETVAEGIQLYQATGIANPSAGQTEVYDLTSVLPVKDAGGGTKTLHVRGSAAYVRARISAQRWDQARFAIAVTVVAAIGSFLMIYMLMNPLRKLTEWIRRAGHGELGDEMDIDDSSEIGEIAQAFSEITSKFRESQKNLADQERLQREMQVAQEIQQTLLPSDFPELEGYELASHYEAAREVGGDYYDFVEVDKDTLGVVVADVSGKGVPGSLVMTMIRTALRTEARGVKDAAEVLTRVNKFVSGDVKKGMFVTLFYVIIDSKRRRLNYASAGHNPMILYRASTKKTYYLNPRGFPVGIQLPDEDLFRKSIESDTIQLMEDDILLIYTDGITEAMNSRRELFGEERLLKIIRDHGHLRVKPFVEMIKDEILSFTEGAPQSDDITLVAVKEKTSPEKEELRRAKQAHLAIHTGASIREACEAAGITTYAYYNKYKKDFEEKGFENFEIDTETSVEAKHIAIEDKIKIFDIIKNNPEFGAKRISEELNTERYDFCGISENKIYDELVRSRLNTRQLREAFVARGMRSKRPMKPPGTPMLTLKGEVIITRPPAGEPAPAESKAKPPYEKPAAAEPPARERQPVAAPERSPAETPFAIVSRRRRDLTKSGEESTAPPPGPLAEHVPPDLSVDPSIFDFSAAPETPAPENSSTSSLDAIAATDFDFAELFAGGTIIDEPPVPPVVFPEPPSIEPVVLQEPLAPEVKPGPRHQETSGITLNRGDDDIYSAVEDLLQSEIESSFGFDYGAPAAETTPANGAADEVKPAPPASPGTPPPITTETPAMPFVEVDELLQHASTGAVEESPEPEAQPPHDRAQEPEQVTEAPAAAAEPAVAANDSRPAAVATPAPEQPVVAAPQNPEDRNGEPSEEEREKLLIAGLRYYKRGQFDEAITEFCQAIARYPNFKEAHSILGNAYFRNRMYEDASRAYRRVKELDPSDTTAYENMGVIFANRGEYLEAMKEWQRVLEIDPSRDDIRRKIELAARMMMKRASA